The DNA region TGCCGCACAAGGTTATGTGGCCCTGGCGCCGGACCTGTACCGCGGCAAGGTCGCGACGGAACCGTCCATGGCTCACGAATTGAGCCGGGGCTTGCCCGACGATCGTGCGCTGCGCGACCTGAAAGCCTCTTTTGACTATCTGCAGTCACGAAAGGATGTCAAGAAATCCGCCATTGGCTCGGTGGGCTGGTGCATGGGCGGCGGACTCTCTCTCAAGCTGGCTCTCAATCAGCCCGAACTCAGGGCCTGCGTTGTGAACTACGGTGCCCTCCCCTCGGATGCCGCCACCATTGCCAAAATCACAGCCCCCGTGCTGGGAAATTTCGGGGCCGAGGATCAGGGCATCCCCCCGGCCGCGGTGAACGCATTCGAAAAGGAGATGAGAACCCAGAAGAAATGGATCGATGTGAAGATTTATGCCGGTGCGGGCCATGCCTTTGAGAATCCGAATAACACTGCCGGTTACCGCCAGGAGGCCGCCAAAGACGCCTGGGAACGTATGATTAAGTTCCTCAATGAGAATCTAAAGTAAACGTTCCTGAAGAGTCCCAAGTCCAAGGTCCCAAGTCCCAAGTCCAAAGTCCAAGGTCCCAAGTCGAGGGTTCCAAGTTCAGAGTTTCAAGTTCAAAGTTGAGAGCCCTCGAATCCACATTCAGAGATAATCCTCACCTTGTATCCGACGTCCGGTTCCTGAATTCGGACTTCTGACCTCGGACTTCTGACTTCCGGCTCTCGACGTCCAGCACGCGACTTCCGCCCTCCGGCCTCTGGCTTCTCCCTCCCGGCTTCCCCTCCCCTCAACTATTCTCCCTCATTCTCTCTTGAACCCTCCTTCCCACGCAGGTATCCTACCCTCGCACGTTCTTCACTCCACTGACCGGAGGCTTTTTATGTCACATCCCATTGAGACGATCGGCGTTATCGGGGCTGGAACCATGGGAAATGGGATTGCCCAGGTGAGCGCCATCGCAGGGCTGCACGTTGTCCTCAAAGACATCAAAGACGAATTGTTGGACCGCGGTTTGAAAACCATTGAGAAATCCCTCGCAAAATTCGTTGAGAAAGGAAAGCTGACTTCGGAACAAAGAGCGGCCGCCCTCAAGAACATCGGCACGACGCTGACTCCTCAAGCGCTTGCCCGCTGCGATTTTGTCATTGAAGCCGCCAGCGAAAACTATGAAGTCAAGAAGAAGATCCTTGAAGAGATGGACGCCATCTGCCCCCCGGAGGTGATCTTTGCAACCAATACCTCGTCCATTTCAATCACACGGCTCGCCGCTGAGACCCACCGCCCCGATAAATTCATTGGAATGCACTTTATGAATCCGGTTCCTCTGATGGTCCTGGTCGAAATCATTCGCGGGATTGCGACCAGCGATGCCACCTTCGAGGCCACCCAACTGCTTTCGGAGAAGGTCGGAAAGGTCCCCTGCGAAGTGAACGACTATCCGGGATTTGTGTCCAACCGTGTGCTCATGCCGATGATCAATGAGGCGATATACTGCGTGATGGAAGGCGTGGGAAAGCCCGAATCGATCGACACCGTCATGAAGCTGGGGATGAACCATCCCATGGGCCCCCTGGCGCTGGCTGACCTGATCGGCCTGGATGTCTGTCTCGACATCATGGAGGTGCTTTACAGCGGGTTTGCGGACTCGAAATACCGACCCTGTCCGCTCTTGAAGAAAATGGTCGCCGCCGGGAGGCTGGGGCGAAAAAGCGGGCAAGGGTTTTATAGTTATTCGTGACCCCCGGAAGAGACTGAAGAGACCAACAATTTTGTTGCTTGGGTCGGGCGCGTCCTATATTATTTGATTGTTCGATCGTTGAACGCTGAGTGTGGGTAGTTTGACTTATGATCCTTTGTCAAAAATGTGCCGCTGTGAACCAATTCGGGCAGGAGTTGTGTACCAAGTGCGGGACACGGCTGATGATCACGGCACCGCAGTACGAGCAGGAACGGCCTTCGGTCCAGCCCCTCGAAGAACATCTCCTCGAACGCATTTCGACCTTGGAATATGAACATACCAAGCTGGGCGAGCGCATCGCTCAACTCACCGAAGTCGTCAACAAGCTGGTTTCGGGAAACTTCTACGATCACAAGATGATCGAAGCCATTTCCGTGGCGTTGCAGAAGGCGCGCGTCGTGGCGGGAAAGACCCTGGAAAACCTGTGGCGCGAGCGCGTACTCGATTACCGCGAAGAGAGCGCCCGCCGGGATCACTTTTCCGCGCGGAAACCGCGGATCCTGCAACTCAGTCCTGAGAAGCATCGCCCCCGCGTCAAGATCAAGCTCAACGAAGCGGAGTCTCTGCTCTTTGGAGCGAACCACTCCAAGGAAGGCCTGCGATTGCTCAGGGGACTGATGCGCCGGGAACCGGAGAATTATGAGCTGGCTTTCCTCCTGAGTGAATATTTCTACTCCATGAATCGCTTTGGCGAGGCGGCGCAGTATCTGAAAAAGGCGTTAACGACCAATCCTCAGCATTTCGACTCCATTCTTCTCTGGGGGGTGATGCTAACCAACGGAGGACGTTACGCGGAGGCTGAGGATGTGTTGCGGACAGCGCTGGGATTGCGCGCGGATTCGCACATCGCCCACCTGACCCTGGGCGCGGTGTGCGCTTCCCAGGGACAACCGCAGAAAGCAAAACATCATCTCTCGAAAGCGGTAGGATTGGCCCCCTCTTCTTCCATGTATTTTACCGCCGGGGAGATTTCCGCCAACTTTGGTTGGCAAAAAGACGCGATCCACTTCTACAAGAAGGCCATCCAGATCGACCCGACGTTCGATGAGGCCTTCTACAAACTCGGTTTGATCTATCTCAAGAACCACCGCACGCGCGTCGCTGAGAAGTATTTGAGAACGGCCTATCAACTCAACCCCCAGGAATCGCGTTACCGGGATGCTCTGAAGGCGCATTCAAAGCGGCAGGCACGGCAGCAATCGTGAGTGTTGAGCCGTCAGCAGCTCTCTCCCCAGTTTCCTCCCCAATCCGCCCGAGGCGAACGGACGGGTGAACAAAAACTGAAAGGGCGCGGCCACATTCAACCAGACACGATCAGGGTGAGAAGGAGTCATTATGGCAGAGGAGCGAAATGAAGTTCGAGAAAACCGCGATCGGGCAATTGAGGTCGCTCTCACTCAAATCGAGAAGCAGTTCGGAAAAGGCTCCATCATGCGCCTGGGAGTGAAAGAGGCGCTGGTGTCAGTCCCCGCCATCCCGACCGGATGCCTCTCCTTTGATGCCGCCCTGGGTGTGGGTGGCTTCCCCCGCGGACGCGTCATTGAAGTGTTTGGCCCGGAATCCAGTGGCAAGACGACCGTCGCGCTGCACGTGGTCGCGGAAGCTCAGAAACGGGGCGGGATGGCCGCCTTCATCGATGCTGAGCACGCCATGGATGCCAAATACGCAAAGAGACTCGGGGTGGATGTTGACAATCTCCTCGTGTCCCAGCCCGACTCCGGGGAACAGGCCCTGGAGATTGCCGAGGTGTTGATTCGCAGCAGCGCGGTGGACGTCGTTGTCGTCGATTCCGTCGCCGCCCTGGTTCCCCGGGCCGAACTTGAAGGGGAAATGGGAGATGCCCAGATGGGACTGCAGGCCCGCCTGATGTCACAAGCCATGCGGAAGCTCAAGGGGATCGTTTCCAAGTCGAAGACCTGCCTGATTTTCATCAACCAGCTACGGGAAAAGATTGGTGTCATGTTCGGCAACCCGGAGACCACCACGGGTGGCCGCGCCCTCAAGTTCTATGCCGATATCCGGGTCGATATCCGGCGAGTCGGAGCCATCAAGGACGGCGATAACGTCGTGGGGAACCGCACCCGCGTC from Terriglobia bacterium includes:
- the recA gene encoding recombinase RecA — its product is MAEERNEVRENRDRAIEVALTQIEKQFGKGSIMRLGVKEALVSVPAIPTGCLSFDAALGVGGFPRGRVIEVFGPESSGKTTVALHVVAEAQKRGGMAAFIDAEHAMDAKYAKRLGVDVDNLLVSQPDSGEQALEIAEVLIRSSAVDVVVVDSVAALVPRAELEGEMGDAQMGLQARLMSQAMRKLKGIVSKSKTCLIFINQLREKIGVMFGNPETTTGGRALKFYADIRVDIRRVGAIKDGDNVVGNRTRVKIVKNKLASPFREAEFDILYGEGISREGDLIDLAVEKNILEKSGAWFSYQGERMGQGRENVKVFLKENADITSKIESAVRKAVGLETKTEPSPAPATPAAGTAAAAPARGKSARS
- a CDS encoding dienelactone hydrolase family protein, which produces MNRRILAAKHLLGVTIAALFLCSSVLVAADVKGEMISYKSGNETINGYLATPSGAGLHPGLVVIQEWWGLNDWIKEQARSFAAQGYVALAPDLYRGKVATEPSMAHELSRGLPDDRALRDLKASFDYLQSRKDVKKSAIGSVGWCMGGGLSLKLALNQPELRACVVNYGALPSDAATIAKITAPVLGNFGAEDQGIPPAAVNAFEKEMRTQKKWIDVKIYAGAGHAFENPNNTAGYRQEAAKDAWERMIKFLNENLK
- a CDS encoding 3-hydroxybutyryl-CoA dehydrogenase encodes the protein MSHPIETIGVIGAGTMGNGIAQVSAIAGLHVVLKDIKDELLDRGLKTIEKSLAKFVEKGKLTSEQRAAALKNIGTTLTPQALARCDFVIEAASENYEVKKKILEEMDAICPPEVIFATNTSSISITRLAAETHRPDKFIGMHFMNPVPLMVLVEIIRGIATSDATFEATQLLSEKVGKVPCEVNDYPGFVSNRVLMPMINEAIYCVMEGVGKPESIDTVMKLGMNHPMGPLALADLIGLDVCLDIMEVLYSGFADSKYRPCPLLKKMVAAGRLGRKSGQGFYSYS
- a CDS encoding tetratricopeptide repeat protein; its protein translation is MILCQKCAAVNQFGQELCTKCGTRLMITAPQYEQERPSVQPLEEHLLERISTLEYEHTKLGERIAQLTEVVNKLVSGNFYDHKMIEAISVALQKARVVAGKTLENLWRERVLDYREESARRDHFSARKPRILQLSPEKHRPRVKIKLNEAESLLFGANHSKEGLRLLRGLMRREPENYELAFLLSEYFYSMNRFGEAAQYLKKALTTNPQHFDSILLWGVMLTNGGRYAEAEDVLRTALGLRADSHIAHLTLGAVCASQGQPQKAKHHLSKAVGLAPSSSMYFTAGEISANFGWQKDAIHFYKKAIQIDPTFDEAFYKLGLIYLKNHRTRVAEKYLRTAYQLNPQESRYRDALKAHSKRQARQQS